A section of the Metabacillus endolithicus genome encodes:
- a CDS encoding carbohydrate ABC transporter permease, whose amino-acid sequence MTIKNRIFQLAVIVWFGIFSLVIIFPLIWLCLSGLKSNRDFFLNTWSLPEKWLWGNYKAAWDAGVGDFFFNSVFVTIVSVSIILLLGAMAAYGLSRFQFKGQNMLLVIILSGLMLAPQVSLLPLYKLLQAVGLYNTYGALILPYVAFQLPFAIFLMRSYFLSIPKELEESAIIDGCNSWKVFWHIILPMGKPIIASAALLTGMFVWNEFMFALVFIEDSSLRTIPVGLMNLRSQLNTNFGIQLAGLAISALPMIIAYILFQKQFVRGISAGGVKG is encoded by the coding sequence ATGACGATTAAAAATCGAATCTTTCAACTTGCTGTTATCGTATGGTTTGGGATTTTTTCTTTAGTTATTATCTTTCCCCTTATCTGGCTTTGCTTAAGTGGTCTTAAATCAAACAGAGATTTCTTTTTAAATACATGGTCACTTCCAGAGAAATGGCTTTGGGGGAACTACAAAGCTGCTTGGGATGCAGGGGTGGGAGATTTTTTCTTTAATAGTGTTTTTGTGACAATTGTATCCGTCAGTATCATCTTACTTTTGGGAGCGATGGCTGCTTATGGATTAAGTCGTTTTCAGTTTAAAGGCCAAAACATGTTGCTTGTGATCATCCTTAGTGGATTAATGCTTGCTCCACAGGTAAGCTTATTACCACTTTATAAATTACTCCAAGCAGTTGGTCTATATAATACGTATGGAGCATTAATTCTCCCATATGTAGCGTTTCAACTACCATTTGCCATTTTTCTTATGAGGTCCTATTTCCTTTCAATTCCTAAGGAGCTGGAGGAATCAGCGATCATTGACGGCTGTAATAGCTGGAAGGTATTTTGGCACATAATTCTTCCAATGGGGAAGCCCATTATCGCATCAGCTGCTCTTTTAACAGGGATGTTCGTCTGGAATGAATTTATGTTTGCCCTCGTTTTCATAGAGGATTCAAGTCTTCGTACAATTCCAGTAGGATTGATGAATTTGCGAAGTCAATTAAATACAAACTTTGGTATACAGTTAGCTGGCTTGGCAATATCCGCGCTGCCAATGATTATTGCTTATATTTTGTTTCAAAAGCAATTTGTACGAGGCATTTCCGCAGGTGGGGTCAAGGGATAA
- a CDS encoding PfkB family carbohydrate kinase, whose amino-acid sequence MVYDGENFYNQKPYFVKPVDTLGAGDSFFTAFILHYLKGKKESDIQAELIKRSLEKGAEFAAKTCLVDGAFGHGLSY is encoded by the coding sequence ATGGTATATGATGGGGAAAACTTCTATAATCAGAAGCCATATTTTGTAAAACCAGTTGATACTTTAGGTGCAGGTGATTCCTTTTTTACAGCTTTTATTTTGCATTATTTAAAAGGTAAAAAAGAGAGTGATATTCAGGCTGAACTTATTAAAAGAAGTCTTGAAAAAGGTGCTGAATTTGCCGCGAAAACGTGTTTAGTAGATGGTGCATTTGGCCATGGCCTTTCTTATTAA
- a CDS encoding MDR family MFS transporter translates to MTFWRTYPRNLKVLLVAMLINSTGMAFLWPLHTIYITHGMNRTLSEAGFVLMLHSAAEIVGSFLGGFLFDRIRAKRTLLYGGISSVILLLLISVGLSWPWYITAMIFLGVSIGSIFPPIYALAGSVWEEGGSKSFHLIYFILNIGVAVGTALGGIVAGFAFRYVFWVNALTYIIFLLIVLTLLDEPNRDNQSTNEKQPEYRQPIKFNKYNNLSALILLCLGFMFCWIIYNQWQTTISSYMLQIGFTLASYSLIWTINGIVIISLQPVIQWYMLRKNIAWMWQLVGGVIFYMIAFTLLSQSSAYQSFLISMVIMTIGEILIFPLVPAIADYLAPSGKKGMYQGIVNGSANVGRTIGPLFGGIVFDSFGPTVFLLSCVGIGGFALICFVTYQRLHYIKGNNIKKQIEMEESSC, encoded by the coding sequence ATGACATTTTGGAGGACTTATCCAAGAAATCTGAAAGTTTTATTGGTTGCCATGTTGATTAATTCAACAGGAATGGCATTTCTTTGGCCCTTACACACGATTTATATCACACATGGTATGAATCGGACATTATCTGAGGCAGGATTTGTCTTAATGCTCCATTCTGCTGCTGAAATTGTTGGTAGTTTTCTAGGCGGCTTTTTATTTGACCGAATCCGAGCAAAGAGAACGCTTCTTTACGGTGGGATATCTTCCGTCATTCTCTTACTGTTAATTTCGGTAGGCTTATCATGGCCATGGTATATCACCGCCATGATTTTCTTAGGAGTAAGCATAGGTTCGATCTTTCCCCCAATATATGCACTTGCAGGCAGTGTATGGGAAGAAGGGGGAAGTAAAAGTTTTCATCTTATCTACTTTATTTTAAATATTGGAGTTGCTGTAGGTACCGCATTAGGGGGAATCGTAGCAGGGTTTGCCTTTCGTTATGTGTTTTGGGTAAATGCCCTCACCTATATCATTTTTCTTTTGATTGTCTTGACTCTGCTTGATGAACCGAATCGTGACAACCAATCTACTAATGAAAAGCAACCTGAATACCGACAGCCTATCAAATTTAATAAATATAATAATCTTTCAGCACTTATTCTCTTGTGCTTAGGATTTATGTTCTGCTGGATTATCTATAACCAATGGCAAACAACGATTTCCAGTTATATGCTACAAATTGGTTTTACCTTAGCTTCCTATAGTTTGATTTGGACTATAAATGGCATCGTCATTATCTCGCTACAGCCAGTTATTCAATGGTATATGTTACGTAAAAACATTGCGTGGATGTGGCAATTAGTTGGTGGTGTGATTTTCTACATGATCGCCTTCACGCTACTTTCACAAAGCAGTGCTTATCAAAGCTTTCTTATCTCGATGGTGATTATGACAATAGGAGAAATTCTCATTTTTCCATTGGTTCCCGCAATTGCCGATTATTTAGCTCCGTCGGGTAAAAAAGGGATGTATCAAGGTATTGTGAATGGATCAGCAAATGTTGGGCGCACGATTGGCCCATTGTTTGGTGGAATCGTATTTGATTCCTTTGGTCCAACCGTCTTTCTCTTATCATGCGTAGGTATAGGTGGATTTGCATTGATATGTTTTGTGACATATCAAAGGCTTCATTATATAAAGGGCAATAACATTAAAAAACAAATTGAGATGGAGGAATCATCATGTTGA
- a CDS encoding SIS domain-containing protein, whose amino-acid sequence MFNFDVERFLNIQNGALSLQDEMNQAIDGIVEQGIENVFFVGTGGAAILMFAAEYILKNNSTLPVYTEISSELMHMDHKHLSEKSLVILPSLSGTTKETIEVASFCKEKGATTISLVGHANTPLATMTDYTFVNFAEDDTSCESFYIQSYLLAFRLMYKRNELPEYYRFFEEMKQLPAALLKVKEATENRAAAFASKHKETPYHILSGTGVDWGQTYYYAMCILEEMQWIKTRPVHASDFFHGTLELVEEDTSIILLKGEDTSRTLTERVQRFAEHYSKELTVFDTKDYELEGISSELRRLVSPIVLATLLERVSCHLEKERDHPLTTRRYYKKVPF is encoded by the coding sequence ATGTTCAACTTTGATGTTGAAAGATTTTTGAACATACAAAACGGAGCACTATCGCTACAGGATGAAATGAACCAAGCCATTGATGGGATTGTCGAGCAAGGAATTGAAAATGTCTTTTTCGTTGGTACAGGTGGAGCAGCTATTTTAATGTTTGCAGCTGAGTATATCCTGAAAAATAACTCAACTTTGCCTGTTTATACTGAAATATCTTCAGAATTAATGCATATGGATCATAAGCATTTGAGTGAAAAATCATTAGTGATTCTTCCTTCATTATCAGGTACAACAAAAGAAACAATTGAAGTGGCAAGCTTTTGTAAGGAAAAGGGAGCAACAACGATTAGCCTGGTTGGTCATGCAAATACGCCGTTAGCAACCATGACCGATTACACATTTGTGAATTTTGCCGAAGATGATACATCCTGTGAATCTTTTTATATTCAATCTTATCTATTAGCTTTCAGGTTAATGTATAAACGGAATGAATTACCAGAGTATTATCGTTTTTTTGAAGAAATGAAACAGCTACCAGCTGCATTATTGAAGGTAAAGGAAGCTACCGAAAACCGTGCTGCAGCTTTTGCGAGTAAACATAAAGAAACACCCTATCATATTCTTTCGGGAACTGGTGTAGATTGGGGTCAAACCTATTATTATGCTATGTGTATTTTAGAAGAAATGCAATGGATCAAAACCCGACCTGTTCATGCATCTGATTTTTTCCATGGCACACTAGAATTAGTAGAAGAAGATACAAGCATCATCCTTTTAAAAGGAGAAGATACATCACGAACACTTACCGAACGGGTTCAACGATTTGCAGAGCATTATTCTAAGGAGCTTACTGTATTTGATACGAAGGACTACGAACTAGAAGGAATTTCTTCTGAATTAAGACGTTTAGTTTCTCCAATTGTGTTGGCCACTCTACTTGAACGAGTAAGCTGCCACCTTGAGAAGGAGCGCGATCACCCACTTACAACAAGAAGGTATTATAAGAAGGTACCGTTTTAA
- a CDS encoding helix-turn-helix domain-containing protein has translation MAIIINIDVMLAKRKMSVTELSERVGITMANLSILKNGKAKAIRLSTLDSICKALNCQPGDILEYRSDEDNQEK, from the coding sequence ATGGCAATTATTATAAATATTGATGTGATGTTAGCGAAAAGAAAAATGAGTGTTACGGAACTATCAGAGAGAGTAGGAATCACCATGGCGAATCTTTCTATATTGAAAAACGGAAAGGCCAAAGCAATTCGCTTATCAACTTTAGATAGCATATGTAAGGCATTAAACTGTCAACCTGGTGATATTTTAGAATACAGAAGTGACGAAGACAATCAGGAAAAATAA
- a CDS encoding PfkB family carbohydrate kinase yields MRVIGVGDNVVDKYVYKQTMYPGGNALNFSVYAKQLGVDAAYFGVFGDDAAANHIIKTLNGLEIDLSHCRQHKGENGYAAVDLVDGDRVFIGGNDGGIQKDHPIVLTKEDIKYIKTFDIAHSSVYSDMDAELHKIKEAGVLLSYDFSNEYTDQKLKTVCNDVDISLLSCGQLTEEEVEALLKKTHSYGSTLSIGTMGLARFNGI; encoded by the coding sequence ATGAGAGTAATTGGTGTTGGTGATAATGTAGTAGATAAATATGTTTACAAGCAAACCATGTATCCTGGTGGGAACGCTTTGAACTTTAGTGTTTATGCAAAACAATTGGGAGTAGACGCAGCCTATTTTGGCGTGTTTGGTGATGATGCTGCAGCAAATCATATTATTAAAACTCTTAACGGTTTAGAAATTGATTTATCTCATTGTCGCCAGCATAAAGGTGAAAATGGATATGCAGCAGTTGATTTAGTAGACGGTGACCGAGTGTTTATCGGCGGTAATGATGGCGGCATTCAAAAAGATCATCCTATTGTTCTTACGAAAGAAGACATCAAATATATCAAAACGTTTGACATTGCACATAGTAGCGTTTATAGCGATATGGATGCTGAATTGCATAAAATCAAAGAAGCTGGTGTTCTCTTATCCTATGATTTTTCCAATGAATATACTGATCAAAAATTAAAAACGGTTTGTAATGATGTTGATATTAGCTTGTTGTCATGTGGTCAACTGACTGAGGAAGAAGTAGAAGCACTTCTGAAAAAGACCCATTCCTACGGAAGTACATTAAGTATTGGTACGATGGGGCTCGCGAGGTTCAATGGTATATGA
- a CDS encoding SIS domain-containing protein: MLKFDKEQFVELVGNVGLSKREEIEKVVDEISNKGFKNIFLIGSGGTIAMMLPYEYIFKSNSSIEVHAEIAAELLVMNNRHLSKDSVCIFASVTGTTKETVAAAEFCKEKGATTIGLVALPDTPLGDVVDYRISTGHEKHSFDTFFLHLQLITFRFIHNQNEFSQYEKFANELAALPEAMAGAMEEFDSRAEEFAIRHKDTKYHMLVGAGNLWGNTYSYAMCILEEMQWIKSKSIHAAEFFHGTLELVEEDTSMIIFKGEDETRPLAERVERFAEKITNELFILDTKDYALPGISEEFRKHVAINVNWALTGRISVYLERERDHSLDIRRYYRKMDY, encoded by the coding sequence ATGTTGAAATTTGATAAAGAACAGTTTGTAGAATTAGTAGGGAATGTAGGACTTTCTAAAAGAGAAGAGATTGAGAAGGTTGTAGATGAAATTTCGAATAAAGGGTTTAAAAACATCTTTCTAATCGGCTCTGGAGGTACCATTGCGATGATGCTTCCTTATGAATATATTTTTAAATCAAATTCATCGATTGAAGTGCATGCAGAAATTGCGGCTGAGCTTCTTGTTATGAATAATCGTCATCTTTCAAAAGATTCTGTTTGTATCTTTGCTTCAGTAACAGGTACAACAAAGGAAACTGTAGCTGCAGCAGAATTTTGTAAAGAAAAAGGAGCAACAACAATTGGATTGGTTGCCTTACCAGATACACCACTAGGAGATGTTGTAGATTATCGTATTTCAACTGGACATGAAAAACATTCATTTGACACATTCTTTCTTCACCTACAATTAATAACATTCCGTTTTATTCACAACCAAAATGAGTTTTCACAATATGAGAAGTTTGCAAACGAGCTTGCCGCCTTACCAGAAGCAATGGCTGGGGCAATGGAGGAATTTGATTCAAGAGCTGAAGAATTTGCGATCCGCCACAAAGATACGAAATATCATATGCTAGTAGGTGCGGGAAATCTTTGGGGCAATACGTATTCCTACGCCATGTGTATTTTAGAAGAAATGCAGTGGATAAAATCTAAATCCATTCATGCAGCTGAATTTTTCCATGGCACACTTGAACTTGTAGAAGAAGATACAAGTATGATCATTTTTAAAGGTGAAGATGAAACTCGCCCGTTAGCTGAAAGGGTCGAACGTTTTGCAGAAAAAATTACGAATGAGCTCTTCATTCTTGATACAAAGGATTATGCACTACCAGGAATTAGTGAAGAATTCCGAAAGCATGTAGCAATCAATGTAAACTGGGCCCTAACAGGTCGTATTAGTGTATATCTTGAGAGAGAAAGAGACCATTCGTTAGATATTAGAAGATATTACCGTAAAATGGATTATTAA
- a CDS encoding sugar phosphate isomerase/epimerase family protein, producing the protein MSKINRSQLTGMNFHYLHYPFEYFLDAMEKYQFNKIELWGAAPHCYVEDMNGSDVQKIKKEIEKRSLEVICFTPEQCMYPINLAAKETVLLERSISYFKKSIDVANQLEAPMVLVTAGWGYRNEERSEALKRARDSLERLSAYAEKKGILLALEPLQKVESNLICTLSDLKEMLTSISSPSLRGMVDTIPLAVEKEDLSSYFKELKDNFVHIHFIDGNPTGHLAWGDGELPLENFIATLAEYQYDGALTLEFTSAQYLQNPNAAIEKSLRTLDPYLK; encoded by the coding sequence ATGTCAAAAATCAACAGATCGCAACTGACGGGGATGAACTTTCACTATCTGCACTATCCATTCGAGTATTTCTTAGATGCCATGGAAAAATATCAGTTCAATAAAATTGAGCTTTGGGGAGCTGCACCACATTGTTATGTGGAGGATATGAATGGATCTGATGTTCAAAAAATTAAAAAAGAAATTGAGAAAAGATCGCTAGAGGTTATTTGCTTTACACCAGAGCAATGTATGTATCCAATTAATCTTGCTGCTAAAGAAACTGTACTGCTTGAAAGAAGCATCTCTTATTTTAAAAAGTCGATAGATGTAGCGAACCAATTAGAAGCTCCTATGGTTTTAGTCACAGCTGGATGGGGCTACCGCAACGAAGAGAGAAGTGAAGCGCTTAAAAGAGCAAGAGATTCATTGGAAAGACTGTCAGCTTATGCAGAAAAGAAAGGAATTCTATTGGCGCTTGAGCCATTACAAAAGGTAGAGTCTAATTTAATTTGTACATTATCCGATTTAAAAGAAATGTTAACTTCCATTTCATCGCCATCCTTAAGAGGAATGGTAGATACAATTCCATTAGCTGTAGAGAAGGAGGATTTGAGTAGCTACTTTAAAGAACTAAAGGATAACTTTGTTCATATCCACTTTATTGATGGAAATCCTACCGGTCACCTAGCTTGGGGAGATGGCGAACTGCCATTAGAAAACTTTATAGCTACGTTAGCAGAATATCAATATGACGGGGCATTAACACTAGAGTTTACGTCAGCGCAGTATTTACAAAATCCAAATGCTGCCATTGAGAAGTCCTTACGAACGCTAGATCCATACCTTAAATAG
- a CDS encoding ABC transporter substrate-binding protein has product MRKMAKTLGMAMLIFVLLLTGCSNSSSGEAEGKTVLKFLHKWPQPEYAPYFEEVVKEFEAQNPDIKIDMEAIADEPIKDKLRVILGGNEVPDIMFSWSGEFARKFVRAGAALDLTPYLEEDTAWKDSFIPASLQPFSSDDKNYGIPLRFNGKFFVYNKEIFDKYNLQAPQTWDEFMNVLETLKQGGETPIILGNESPWAAIHYLTGLNQKMVAQDVRMNDYNPRSGEFTDPGYVKAMEMFAELNQKGYLMDNVNSSSHDMAKQYFFTGEGGIMYVELEEFQNVEDSLSANWGFFQMPAISEGKGNQNYITGAPDGFIVSSKTEHPEEAIKFLKFLTSKENAIKLAEQIGWPSPIDGATNPDTALQQVVEGVDTMKQAEGMAEWLDTDVHAKVADVYLANIQLLLDGSKSPEEIIKEVQAVAKEVQSEVE; this is encoded by the coding sequence ATGAGAAAAATGGCAAAGACGTTAGGAATGGCGATGCTAATATTTGTTCTTTTGCTTACGGGATGTTCTAATTCTTCATCAGGCGAGGCAGAAGGGAAAACAGTCTTGAAATTTTTGCACAAGTGGCCGCAGCCTGAATATGCTCCATATTTTGAAGAAGTAGTAAAGGAATTTGAGGCACAAAATCCAGATATTAAAATTGATATGGAAGCAATTGCAGACGAACCAATTAAAGATAAGCTACGAGTTATTTTAGGTGGTAATGAAGTACCTGATATTATGTTTTCATGGTCAGGAGAGTTTGCTAGAAAATTTGTTCGTGCAGGAGCAGCCTTAGACTTAACTCCTTATTTAGAAGAAGACACTGCATGGAAAGATAGCTTTATTCCAGCTTCACTTCAACCATTTTCATCCGATGATAAAAACTATGGAATACCTCTTCGATTCAACGGAAAGTTCTTTGTATACAACAAGGAAATCTTCGACAAATACAATCTACAAGCACCTCAGACATGGGATGAATTTATGAATGTCCTAGAAACACTCAAACAAGGTGGAGAAACTCCAATTATTTTAGGGAACGAAAGTCCTTGGGCAGCGATTCACTATTTAACTGGCCTTAATCAGAAAATGGTCGCTCAGGATGTAAGAATGAATGATTATAATCCTCGCTCAGGAGAATTTACAGATCCAGGTTATGTAAAAGCGATGGAAATGTTTGCAGAACTAAATCAAAAGGGTTATTTAATGGACAATGTAAATTCTAGCTCACATGATATGGCAAAACAGTATTTCTTTACTGGTGAAGGAGGCATCATGTATGTGGAGTTAGAAGAATTTCAGAATGTTGAAGATAGCTTGTCAGCCAACTGGGGCTTCTTCCAAATGCCAGCGATTTCAGAAGGAAAAGGAAATCAAAACTATATTACGGGTGCACCAGATGGATTTATCGTTTCATCAAAAACAGAGCATCCAGAGGAAGCTATTAAGTTCTTAAAGTTTTTAACTAGTAAGGAAAATGCAATTAAACTAGCAGAACAAATTGGATGGCCTAGTCCAATTGATGGAGCCACGAACCCAGATACTGCCCTGCAGCAAGTAGTAGAGGGTGTTGATACGATGAAACAAGCAGAAGGAATGGCAGAATGGCTTGATACAGATGTTCACGCGAAGGTTGCAGATGTGTATTTAGCCAATATTCAATTATTATTGGACGGATCCAAATCACCTGAAGAAATCATTAAAGAAGTTCAGGCTGTTGCTAAAGAAGTTCAAAGTGAAGTGGAATAA
- a CDS encoding DUF2975 domain-containing protein, which translates to MGIPVLALCIFLLPQIATEAIEQVKMGSELAYIVFSVLFLMYLSAIPFYIALYQALRLLSYIDQNLAFSDLSVKSLKKIKKCAITISGFYVVNLPFVYIIAEWDDAPGLILIGMVIIGASMVIAVFAAVLQRLLQEAIHIKSENDLTV; encoded by the coding sequence ATGGGGATTCCTGTTCTTGCATTGTGTATCTTTTTATTACCTCAGATAGCAACTGAAGCAATCGAGCAAGTAAAAATGGGTTCTGAGTTGGCTTATATTGTATTTAGTGTTTTATTTTTGATGTATTTATCGGCAATACCGTTTTACATAGCGTTGTATCAAGCTTTAAGGCTATTGAGTTATATTGATCAAAACCTAGCTTTTTCGGATTTATCTGTAAAATCTCTTAAGAAGATAAAAAAATGCGCCATCACCATAAGTGGTTTTTATGTGGTAAACCTACCATTTGTCTACATCATAGCCGAGTGGGACGACGCACCAGGCCTCATCTTAATCGGAATGGTCATTATTGGGGCATCAATGGTTATCGCAGTCTTTGCTGCCGTACTCCAAAGACTATTACAAGAAGCTATTCATATAAAATCAGAAAATGATTTAACGGTCTGA
- a CDS encoding (deoxy)nucleoside triphosphate pyrophosphohydrolase yields MKKTVKVVAAIIENDQNEILCALRSPQMIMPNMWEFPGGKVEKNEDIYSALVREIKEELNCKIETVELFHDNTHEYDTFMINLIAIKCRVTDGSPTPSEHSTLIWLKRENLESLIWAPADVPAVEELMREG; encoded by the coding sequence ATGAAAAAAACAGTTAAAGTTGTTGCTGCAATTATAGAAAATGATCAAAATGAAATTCTATGTGCTTTAAGATCGCCGCAAATGATCATGCCAAATATGTGGGAATTTCCAGGTGGAAAAGTCGAAAAAAACGAAGATATCTACTCAGCTTTAGTCAGAGAGATAAAAGAGGAACTTAACTGCAAAATTGAAACTGTAGAATTGTTTCATGACAACACCCATGAATATGACACCTTTATGATCAATTTAATTGCGATTAAATGTAGAGTAACTGATGGATCACCAACACCTAGTGAGCACTCTACTCTCATTTGGTTGAAAAGAGAAAATCTTGAGTCTTTAATCTGGGCACCGGCGGATGTTCCGGCTGTTGAGGAATTGATGAGGGAAGGTTAG
- a CDS encoding isoprenyl transferase yields MENTLKIPFLNNKQIEKTFHNPEEDISDLHTPDHVAIIMDGNGRWGGNRGMPRVAGHKEGVSTVVKIVKIAVKCKVKVLTLYTFSTENWKRPKSEVDSILRLPKEFLSIYLPELIANNVRIEAIGDMEDLPTHTREAVQYAIDRTKVNDGLQLNIALNYGSRHEILKAMKKMFTDLNDEKLSLDDLDEQHFSKYLYTTGLKDPDLLIRTGGEKRLSNFLLWQLAYTEFWFTDVLWPDFSETEFLHALKEYGQRKRRYGGI; encoded by the coding sequence GTGGAAAATACATTGAAAATTCCTTTTCTCAATAATAAACAGATAGAAAAAACCTTCCATAATCCAGAAGAAGATATATCAGACCTTCATACACCAGATCATGTTGCGATCATTATGGATGGAAACGGACGTTGGGGCGGAAATCGTGGAATGCCACGAGTAGCTGGTCATAAAGAAGGGGTATCAACTGTCGTTAAAATTGTTAAGATAGCCGTCAAATGCAAGGTCAAGGTTCTAACACTTTATACATTTTCCACGGAAAACTGGAAACGTCCGAAGTCGGAGGTAGACTCTATTTTGAGGCTTCCAAAGGAGTTTCTTTCTATATATCTACCAGAGCTTATAGCTAATAATGTACGCATCGAGGCAATCGGTGATATGGAAGATCTCCCAACACATACACGTGAAGCCGTTCAGTATGCGATTGACCGTACCAAAGTAAATGACGGGCTTCAGCTTAATATTGCTCTGAACTATGGCAGTAGACACGAGATTCTAAAAGCCATGAAAAAAATGTTCACAGATCTAAACGATGAAAAATTATCACTCGATGACCTGGATGAACAGCATTTTTCAAAATATCTCTATACAACCGGTCTAAAAGATCCTGATCTTCTTATTCGAACAGGAGGAGAAAAGCGCCTAAGTAATTTCCTGCTTTGGCAGTTAGCTTACACAGAGTTTTGGTTTACAGATGTTCTTTGGCCGGATTTCTCTGAAACTGAATTTCTACATGCTTTAAAAGAATACGGGCAGCGAAAAAGGCGGTATGGCGGAATATAA
- a CDS encoding carbohydrate ABC transporter permease: MKNYRSSRTALLYILPALLIVVCMVFLPIVLNLYNSFFRWNSFGTEKVFVGFEYYIRLFKDPVFYTALKNNGLYAIISLIFQVGLGIIIAAILEDKLIRKFQPFFRTVFFIPSVISIAVVGLLWQLLYNPEVGLVNGTLEAIGLSEWTHSWLGDSKTAIYAVVAVSQWQYTGYITMLFLIAMQKIPDEFYEAAMIDGASRIKSFFHITLPQIKEMILVGSVITVIGAFKVFDEVYVMTSGGPGRSTEVLGTMLYRSAFRNDEMGYASTIGTVIFVITLTLSLIQMKIGKTGKEV, translated from the coding sequence ATGAAAAATTATCGAAGCAGTCGAACAGCGTTATTATACATTTTACCTGCATTGCTGATTGTTGTATGTATGGTGTTTCTACCGATTGTTTTAAATCTTTACAATAGCTTTTTTCGATGGAATTCTTTTGGAACAGAAAAGGTCTTTGTTGGTTTTGAGTACTATATAAGACTTTTTAAAGATCCTGTGTTTTATACAGCATTAAAAAATAACGGTCTATATGCGATCATATCTCTCATTTTTCAAGTAGGCTTAGGAATAATTATTGCGGCCATTTTAGAAGATAAATTGATTCGTAAATTTCAACCATTTTTCCGTACCGTCTTTTTTATTCCATCTGTAATTTCGATAGCAGTAGTAGGATTGCTATGGCAGCTTCTCTACAATCCAGAGGTAGGGCTTGTAAATGGAACATTGGAGGCAATTGGTCTTTCAGAATGGACTCATTCATGGCTAGGAGATAGTAAAACCGCCATCTATGCAGTTGTTGCCGTTTCTCAATGGCAATATACGGGTTATATCACGATGCTATTTTTAATAGCGATGCAAAAAATACCGGATGAATTCTATGAAGCAGCGATGATCGATGGGGCCTCGAGAATTAAATCATTCTTTCACATCACCTTGCCTCAAATTAAAGAAATGATTCTTGTTGGTAGTGTGATTACCGTTATTGGAGCATTTAAGGTGTTTGATGAAGTCTATGTTATGACCTCCGGAGGACCAGGGCGTTCTACTGAAGTGCTAGGAACAATGCTTTACAGATCTGCTTTTCGAAATGACGAGATGGGCTACGCCTCGACAATTGGTACAGTTATATTTGTTATTACGTTAACCTTATCTCTGATACAAATGAAAATTGGAAAAACAGGTAAGGAGGTGTAA